Proteins encoded by one window of Collimonas fungivorans:
- a CDS encoding non-ribosomal peptide synthetase, with translation MTTAKPDLLSLAARFAQLPDAQRKLFLQKLGAAGIDFRLLPIPPRAERAASVPASFAQMRLWLHARMIDEPAAYHITERLQLDGTLDAHALRLSCDALITRHEALRTTFAESADGVQQTVHAPLRCPWHSVDLSDVPASERMARAEEIARKDESQPFDLTHGPLMRAYLIRLDANTHWLAITLHHIVADGWSVDVMLAELGSFYRSYAMKETVSLAPLPIQYADYALWQRRWLDAGERESQLAFWRGQLADSVLVLPGAAPRPAQRSARGARHLFRIDAQLAQHARALANAQRATPFAVLLAALNALLARACGESQIQVGVPSANRERGETVGLIGFFVNTLTLATRIGRTQSFATLVEQVQRNLIDAQSHQEVPFEQVVEALGVVRSASHNPLFQVMAAYGARRHLPSLADVSITMLPSGAPFAKFDLTLGFEESEDGGIDAGFTYALDLFDADAVERLAERFVALLSSATAVPETAVCDLQWLPQAERAQLDAWNCQQPYQPLAFKAVHEYIAEHARIRPDARGVADVERSLTRGEVDARAARLAQRLVAAGVSAEMRVGVALSRSVDLLVGLIAVLKSGGAFVPLDPAHPRERLAQILGDAQITHVITEDQSLPALPVSDSLRIWLINEKISEQTSEADDAAVASVVLPAVAPTQAAYVIYTSGSTGKPKGVVVDHGSFSRHCAAIAERYGACEDDVFLLFQSVNFDGAHEGWFSQYMSGAAVAVTADTLWPPALTCKMMVREGVTMTYVPPGCAAQLAEWALAHGAPPALRSLTVGGEATSREAFALMRRAFPKVRIVNGYGPTETVITPMLWMFYPHDDIGGLADSAYLPIGTLVGARTAHVLDARLNPLPVGVIGELFLGGEGVGVARGYLDRPALTAERFVPDPFGAPGARLYSTGDLVKRRADGVFDFIGRVDHQVKLRGLRIELGEIEAQLAAHEDVREAVAIVHGKGAQAALVAYVELSAEARKRRMPADAAELDAHLRHTLPDYMVPAHIIVLDALPRNTNSKVDRGALPEPKRVERLYESPTAGVETALAQIWREILGVERVGRADHFFELGGHSLAAVRVATRVAERLGHDVPVRALFEAPTLAQYAQRVLASVRTETMPEDDSHAAAVVAGADADGLLPLSAAQLGLWFLWRTQPDNAAYNIPIAMRLNGPLDAEALRQAFSLAAARHPALRTRLVGRTGGLPGQRIDPHWQVALPTVDLAGDASTAASRAVALTDEDALTPFDLLGEGPLWRVRLLRLAHDDHVLSLVVHHIVSDGQSIELWFDDVRTTYVALVSGSAPARVMPAPLPALPLLPIAAPRARLAFWRDVLGDAPATIMPPPAAGRVAAPRWAASRIAFELDTVLVQGARAMALENHATLPMLLHAALNVAFYRATGAADQPVGVLASTRELTGDAARLALGLFINAVVVRTRLAAKDSPATVLATVRDAALAAYAHADTPFSDVVAALRMPREAIGNPLFQVMFNYMRPAGAAGHDWAGLALSEFNDVRHRVVFELELDIVEHADGRVTGAFSYANELVDGVFAETLAKAYLEVVRQFVDAPHVELGTVQPGFSDAHRPAPVQMAAVKTAQINELHTEAGQFALALQGIWDSLFDESPPSFEANLFEAGATSFDIVRFVDAARAAGYPLTIVEVFAAPYFSVLGARLAARSPVAMELRDAG, from the coding sequence ATGACAACTGCAAAACCTGACCTGCTTTCTCTTGCCGCCCGTTTTGCGCAATTGCCGGACGCACAGCGCAAGCTGTTTCTGCAAAAGCTGGGTGCAGCGGGTATCGATTTCCGCCTGCTGCCGATTCCGCCGCGCGCCGAACGCGCGGCAAGTGTGCCAGCCTCATTTGCGCAGATGCGCCTGTGGCTGCATGCGCGCATGATCGACGAACCGGCGGCCTATCATATTACGGAGCGGCTGCAGCTTGACGGTACGCTCGATGCCCACGCCTTGCGCCTGTCCTGCGATGCATTGATTACGCGCCATGAAGCCCTGCGCACCACCTTCGCGGAAAGCGCGGATGGCGTGCAGCAGACGGTGCATGCGCCGCTGCGCTGCCCATGGCACAGCGTTGACTTGAGCGATGTTCCTGCTTCTGAGCGCATGGCACGTGCAGAGGAAATCGCGCGCAAGGATGAATCGCAACCGTTCGACTTGACCCATGGACCGCTGATGCGGGCCTATCTGATACGCCTGGATGCAAATACGCACTGGCTGGCGATCACGCTGCATCACATCGTGGCTGACGGCTGGTCGGTCGATGTGATGCTGGCCGAACTAGGGTCGTTTTATCGTTCATATGCAATGAAAGAGACGGTCTCGCTGGCGCCATTGCCGATCCAGTACGCCGACTATGCGTTATGGCAGCGCCGCTGGCTTGATGCCGGCGAACGCGAATCGCAGCTTGCGTTCTGGCGCGGCCAGCTGGCCGACAGCGTGCTGGTGTTGCCAGGCGCCGCGCCACGGCCGGCGCAGCGCAGTGCGCGGGGTGCGCGTCATCTGTTCAGGATCGACGCACAACTGGCGCAGCATGCGCGCGCCTTGGCCAATGCGCAGCGGGCGACGCCGTTCGCAGTGTTGCTGGCGGCGCTCAATGCGCTGCTGGCGCGCGCCTGCGGCGAGTCGCAGATCCAGGTCGGGGTGCCGTCGGCAAACCGCGAACGTGGCGAAACAGTGGGACTGATTGGTTTTTTTGTCAATACATTGACGCTTGCCACGCGCATTGGCCGCACGCAATCGTTCGCGACGCTGGTGGAGCAGGTCCAGCGCAACCTGATTGACGCCCAGTCGCACCAAGAGGTGCCGTTTGAACAGGTGGTCGAAGCGCTTGGCGTAGTTCGCAGCGCCAGCCATAACCCGCTGTTCCAGGTGATGGCTGCCTACGGTGCGCGCCGGCATTTGCCGTCGCTTGCCGATGTATCCATCACCATGCTGCCGTCCGGCGCGCCGTTCGCGAAATTCGACTTGACGCTAGGTTTCGAGGAAAGCGAAGACGGCGGGATCGATGCCGGCTTCACTTATGCGCTCGACCTGTTTGACGCCGATGCCGTGGAGCGGCTTGCGGAACGTTTCGTCGCATTGTTGTCAAGCGCGACAGCCGTGCCTGAAACGGCGGTCTGCGATTTGCAATGGCTGCCGCAAGCCGAGCGGGCGCAGCTAGATGCCTGGAATTGCCAGCAGCCATATCAACCGCTGGCGTTCAAGGCTGTACATGAATATATCGCCGAGCATGCCCGGATCCGGCCGGATGCACGCGGCGTCGCCGATGTCGAGCGTTCGCTCACGCGCGGCGAAGTCGATGCGCGCGCGGCACGGCTGGCGCAGCGCCTGGTTGCGGCCGGCGTCAGCGCCGAGATGCGGGTCGGGGTCGCGCTCAGCCGTTCGGTCGACCTGCTGGTTGGCTTGATCGCGGTGCTGAAATCGGGCGGCGCCTTTGTGCCGCTTGATCCGGCCCATCCACGGGAACGCCTGGCGCAGATCCTCGGAGACGCGCAGATTACGCATGTGATTACCGAGGATCAAAGCCTGCCGGCGCTGCCGGTATCGGATTCGCTGCGCATATGGCTGATAAACGAAAAAATTAGCGAACAAACAAGCGAGGCGGATGACGCCGCAGTTGCGTCGGTAGTGCTGCCAGCCGTTGCACCGACCCAGGCTGCCTATGTGATCTACACCTCCGGCTCGACCGGAAAACCGAAGGGCGTGGTGGTCGACCATGGCTCTTTCAGCCGCCATTGCGCGGCAATTGCCGAACGCTATGGCGCTTGCGAAGACGATGTGTTCCTGTTGTTCCAGTCGGTCAATTTCGACGGTGCGCACGAGGGCTGGTTTTCCCAGTACATGTCGGGCGCCGCCGTGGCGGTGACCGCCGACACGCTCTGGCCGCCGGCGCTGACCTGCAAGATGATGGTGCGCGAGGGCGTCACCATGACCTACGTGCCGCCTGGCTGCGCCGCGCAGCTGGCCGAATGGGCGCTGGCGCACGGTGCGCCGCCTGCCTTGCGTTCGCTGACTGTAGGCGGCGAAGCGACCTCGCGCGAGGCGTTCGCACTGATGCGCCGGGCTTTCCCGAAAGTGCGCATCGTCAATGGTTATGGTCCTACCGAAACCGTCATCACGCCGATGCTGTGGATGTTCTATCCGCATGACGATATCGGCGGGCTGGCGGACAGCGCCTACCTGCCGATCGGCACCCTGGTCGGCGCGCGCACCGCGCATGTGCTGGATGCGCGACTGAACCCCTTGCCGGTCGGCGTGATCGGCGAGCTGTTCCTGGGCGGGGAAGGGGTGGGAGTGGCGCGCGGTTATCTCGACCGGCCTGCACTTACCGCCGAACGTTTTGTGCCGGACCCGTTCGGCGCGCCCGGTGCGCGGCTCTACAGCACGGGCGACCTGGTCAAAAGGCGCGCCGACGGCGTATTCGATTTCATCGGGCGGGTTGACCACCAGGTGAAGCTGCGCGGCCTGCGTATCGAGCTGGGCGAGATCGAGGCCCAACTGGCTGCGCATGAGGATGTGCGCGAAGCCGTGGCCATCGTGCACGGCAAGGGGGCGCAGGCTGCGCTGGTGGCTTATGTCGAGCTGAGCGCCGAGGCGCGCAAGCGCCGGATGCCGGCGGACGCGGCCGAGCTGGATGCCCATCTGCGTCATACGCTGCCCGACTACATGGTGCCGGCGCACATTATTGTGCTCGACGCCTTGCCGCGCAATACCAACAGCAAGGTCGACCGCGGCGCATTGCCAGAGCCAAAACGGGTAGAGCGCCTGTACGAGTCGCCCACCGCTGGCGTAGAGACTGCGTTGGCGCAAATATGGCGCGAGATACTGGGTGTCGAACGGGTCGGCCGCGCCGATCATTTCTTCGAGCTGGGCGGCCATTCGCTGGCTGCGGTGCGCGTGGCGACGCGGGTGGCTGAGCGGCTCGGCCACGATGTGCCGGTGCGTGCGCTGTTTGAAGCGCCGACCCTGGCGCAATATGCGCAGCGCGTGCTGGCCTCGGTCCGCACGGAAACGATGCCTGAAGACGATTCCCATGCTGCGGCTGTCGTTGCCGGCGCGGATGCCGACGGCTTGCTGCCGCTGTCGGCTGCGCAACTCGGCCTGTGGTTCTTGTGGCGGACGCAGCCGGACAACGCTGCTTACAACATCCCGATTGCAATGCGCCTGAACGGCCCGCTCGATGCCGAAGCTTTGCGTCAGGCATTTTCTCTGGCCGCGGCACGTCACCCGGCGCTGCGCACCAGGCTGGTTGGGCGGACCGGCGGCTTGCCGGGCCAGCGTATCGATCCGCATTGGCAAGTTGCGTTGCCGACGGTCGACCTGGCTGGCGACGCCTCGACGGCCGCAAGCCGTGCGGTCGCCTTGACTGACGAAGATGCGCTCACACCATTCGACCTGCTTGGCGAAGGACCGTTGTGGCGCGTGCGGTTATTACGCCTGGCGCATGACGACCATGTACTTTCCCTGGTAGTCCATCACATCGTGTCGGACGGGCAGTCGATTGAACTGTGGTTCGACGATGTCCGCACGACTTACGTAGCGCTGGTTTCCGGTTCTGCGCCGGCGCGAGTGATGCCTGCACCGTTGCCGGCGCTGCCGCTGCTGCCGATCGCAGCGCCGCGAGCACGCTTGGCGTTCTGGCGCGATGTCCTCGGCGATGCGCCAGCCACCATCATGCCGCCGCCGGCAGCGGGACGCGTCGCCGCGCCACGCTGGGCAGCGAGCCGGATTGCCTTCGAGCTGGATACAGTCCTGGTCCAAGGCGCACGTGCAATGGCGCTTGAGAACCATGCGACGCTGCCCATGCTGCTGCATGCGGCGCTGAACGTTGCGTTTTATCGTGCGACCGGCGCGGCTGACCAGCCGGTCGGTGTGCTGGCGTCGACGCGCGAACTGACGGGCGACGCTGCGCGCCTGGCGCTGGGACTGTTCATCAACGCGGTAGTGGTGCGTACCCGGCTCGCCGCCAAGGATTCACCCGCAACGGTCCTGGCTACGGTGCGTGACGCCGCGCTGGCCGCCTATGCCCACGCAGACACGCCGTTCTCCGATGTGGTTGCCGCTTTGCGCATGCCTCGTGAAGCGATCGGCAATCCCCTGTTCCAGGTGATGTTCAACTATATGCGTCCTGCCGGCGCCGCCGGACACGATTGGGCCGGGCTTGCGCTCAGTGAATTCAACGATGTCCGCCACCGCGTGGTGTTCGAGCTGGAGCTGGACATTGTCGAGCATGCGGATGGCCGCGTGACCGGCGCCTTCTCATACGCCAACGAGCTGGTCGATGGCGTGTTTGCCGAGACGCTTGCGAAGGCATACCTGGAGGTGGTTCGCCAGTTCGTCGATGCGCCGCATGTGGAACTGGGCACAGTCCAGCCAGGTTTCTCCGATGCCCACCGTCCGGCGCCGGTACAGATGGCAGCGGTAAAGACAGCTCAAATCAACGAACTACATACAGAAGCCGGGCAATTCGCCCTTGCGCTGCAAGGCATCTGGGACAGCCTGTTCGACGAAAGCCCACCATCGTTTGAGGCCAATTTGTTCGAGGCCGGCGCCACTTCATTCGATATCGTGCGTTTCGTCGATGCGGCGCGGGCAGCTGGGTACCCGCTGACGATCGTCGAGGTATTTGCCGCTCCGTATTTTTCGGTTCTGGGTGCTCGTTTGGCAGCCCGGTCCCCGGTTGCGATGGAACTGCGCGATGCAGGCTGA